The following are encoded in a window of Planctomycetaceae bacterium genomic DNA:
- the nadC gene encoding carboxylating nicotinate-nucleotide diphosphorylase, producing the protein MKHLNMDRVRQLIDMAVEEDFGGRDPSSELMIPERATGKSYIISREEIVVCGMNIAKEVLKKYNKKLKLKVYKRDGQRANVADTLGVIEGPIRSMLSAERVVLNFMQRLCGIATMTAKYVHAVRGTGAKIYDTRKTIPGWRELEKYAVRCGKGHNHRFSLREAVMFKDNHIAQLGKDFEGKLKELVAKAKKIKDVKFICVEVDHVDDQLDHVLNVPGVDVVLLDNMGQWQYKHAVSMRNKMCGDKPLLEASGGITLNNVRAIALCGVDRISIGAITHSAISVDIGLDRHF; encoded by the coding sequence ATGAAACATTTGAATATGGACCGTGTACGGCAGTTAATCGATATGGCTGTTGAGGAAGATTTTGGCGGCAGGGATCCGTCAAGCGAATTGATGATTCCTGAAAGAGCTACCGGCAAATCGTATATTATAAGCAGGGAAGAAATCGTTGTTTGCGGAATGAATATCGCCAAAGAGGTTCTCAAGAAATACAATAAAAAACTCAAACTGAAAGTATATAAACGCGACGGCCAGCGGGCAAATGTCGCCGATACGCTGGGCGTAATAGAAGGACCGATTCGTTCGATGCTGTCTGCTGAAAGGGTCGTGCTGAATTTCATGCAAAGGCTGTGCGGCATCGCGACAATGACGGCTAAATATGTCCACGCTGTTCGCGGAACCGGAGCGAAAATATATGACACTCGCAAAACCATTCCCGGCTGGCGCGAACTGGAGAAATACGCCGTTCGTTGCGGCAAAGGTCATAATCACAGATTCAGCCTGCGGGAAGCGGTAATGTTCAAAGATAATCATATTGCCCAGCTCGGTAAGGATTTCGAAGGCAAACTCAAAGAACTTGTCGCCAAAGCGAAGAAAATCAAAGATGTAAAATTTATATGTGTTGAAGTTGACCATGTTGACGACCAACTCGATCACGTTTTGAATGTGCCAGGTGTTGATGTTGTGCTGCTGGATAATATGGGTCAGTGGCAGTATAAACACGCCGTTTCGATGCGAAATAAAATGTGCGGCGATAAACCTCTGCTGGAGGCCAGCGGCGGAATTACGCTCAATAACGTTCGCGCAATCGCACTTTGCGGTGTTGACAGAATTTCTATCGGCGCAATTACGCACAGCGCTATTTCTGTTGATATCGGTTTGGATAGACATTTCTAA
- the uvrB gene encoding excinuclease ABC subunit UvrB, with amino-acid sequence MANFKIKSDFKPQGDQPKAIQQLADGLKAGKQYQTLYGVTGSGKTFTMANVIEKYQRPALIISHNKTLAAQLYEEFRQLFPENAVEYFVSYYDYYQPEAYIPQRDIYIEKDASRNDELERLRLATTMSLTGRQDVIIVASVSCIFGLGSPEDYKSSVIGIKVGDAIERNELLGRLADLQYQRNDVDFHRGTYRVRGDVVELWPSYESFAVKIEFFGDEVEKITYINPVSAEKLAEESQLFVYPAGHYVMPADRIEFAISNIKIELEQQLMKLRQEGKLLEAQRLQARTLYDIEMIKEVGFCSGIENYSRHLSGLPAGARPYTLIDYFPKDFLLFIDESHVTIPQIRAMHIGDRNRKQVLVEHGFRLPSALDNRPLRFEEFQENWRNVIFVSATPAPFELDLSKDAIVEQIVRPTGLLDPEIFIHPATNQIPHLLEQIETHVKLNQRVLVTTLTKRLAEDLTAYISKKGFKCRYLHSEIKTLERVVILRDLRMGTFDVLVGINLLREGLDLPEVTLVAILDADKEGFLRSRTSLIQTIGRTARNIDAKVFLYADRVTDAMQKAIDETNRRRTIQAQYNKDHNITPETIRKQIYTGLQEKLKARQAARDAVSLSDDEYDVVQITTQIEKEMLEAAEKLDFERAAYLRDQLKELKEMPRLGRK; translated from the coding sequence ATGGCGAACTTTAAGATAAAATCTGACTTTAAACCGCAGGGCGACCAGCCCAAGGCGATTCAGCAGCTTGCCGATGGCTTAAAAGCCGGCAAACAGTACCAGACGCTCTACGGTGTTACCGGAAGCGGAAAAACTTTTACGATGGCCAACGTCATCGAAAAATATCAACGGCCTGCGCTTATCATCAGTCATAATAAAACGCTTGCCGCGCAGCTCTATGAGGAATTTCGGCAATTATTCCCCGAAAATGCGGTCGAATATTTTGTCAGCTACTATGATTATTACCAGCCGGAAGCGTACATTCCGCAGCGGGATATTTATATCGAAAAAGACGCATCGCGAAACGATGAGCTTGAAAGGCTGCGGCTTGCGACAACGATGAGTTTGACCGGCAGGCAGGATGTGATTATTGTCGCATCGGTGTCGTGCATTTTCGGATTGGGTTCGCCGGAGGATTACAAGTCGAGCGTTATCGGTATCAAAGTCGGCGATGCTATCGAACGAAATGAACTGCTCGGCAGGCTGGCGGATTTGCAATATCAAAGAAACGACGTCGATTTTCATCGCGGAACGTATCGGGTGCGAGGCGATGTCGTTGAGCTTTGGCCGAGTTACGAATCGTTTGCAGTTAAGATTGAATTTTTCGGCGATGAGGTTGAAAAAATAACTTATATAAATCCTGTCAGCGCAGAGAAACTTGCCGAAGAAAGCCAACTGTTTGTTTATCCGGCGGGACATTACGTTATGCCTGCCGACAGAATTGAATTTGCAATCAGCAATATTAAAATAGAACTCGAACAGCAGCTTATGAAATTGCGGCAGGAAGGCAAATTGCTCGAAGCGCAGCGATTGCAGGCTCGCACGCTTTACGATATCGAGATGATTAAGGAAGTCGGTTTTTGCAGCGGTATCGAAAACTACTCACGTCATTTGAGCGGGCTGCCGGCAGGTGCAAGGCCTTATACGCTTATCGATTATTTTCCGAAGGATTTTCTGCTGTTCATCGATGAATCGCACGTTACGATTCCGCAGATTCGCGCGATGCACATCGGCGACAGGAACAGAAAACAAGTTCTTGTCGAACACGGATTCAGGCTTCCGAGTGCTCTTGACAACCGGCCGCTGCGGTTCGAGGAATTTCAGGAAAACTGGAGAAATGTTATTTTTGTTTCCGCAACGCCTGCACCGTTTGAGCTTGATTTGAGCAAAGACGCTATCGTTGAACAGATTGTTCGTCCGACCGGTTTGCTCGACCCTGAAATTTTTATTCATCCGGCAACCAATCAGATACCGCATCTCCTGGAGCAGATTGAAACGCACGTCAAACTCAATCAGCGTGTGCTTGTAACGACTTTGACAAAAAGGCTTGCCGAGGATTTGACTGCGTACATATCCAAAAAGGGTTTCAAGTGCAGGTATCTTCACAGTGAAATCAAAACGCTGGAACGTGTCGTTATTTTGCGGGATTTGCGGATGGGGACGTTCGATGTACTGGTCGGCATTAATCTTTTGCGTGAAGGATTGGATTTGCCGGAGGTTACGCTGGTTGCGATTCTCGACGCTGACAAGGAAGGCTTTTTGCGCAGCCGGACTTCGCTGATTCAGACTATCGGCAGAACTGCCCGAAATATCGATGCAAAGGTGTTTTTGTACGCTGACAGGGTTACCGATGCTATGCAAAAAGCAATTGACGAAACGAATAGAAGGCGTACAATACAAGCGCAGTACAACAAAGACCATAATATCACTCCCGAAACTATCAGGAAGCAGATTTATACAGGTCTGCAGGAGAAACTGAAAGCCAGACAGGCCGCCAGAGACGCGGTAAGTTTGAGTGATGATGAATACGATGTTGTACAAATCACGACGCAAATAGAAAAGGAAATGCTCGAAGCCGCTGAAAAACTGGACTTCGAACGGGCGGCGTACCTTCGCGACCAGTTGAAAGAATTAAAAGAAATGCCGCGGCTTGGCAGAAAATAA
- a CDS encoding MBL fold metallo-hydrolase — protein sequence MVKHFAAGSCYSYIISSEKQAIIIDPHISLIDKYKQYLLSNGLTLKYIVDTHTHADHFSGAAVLKKQLEAPILMGEKAISNIVDKRLKDNDEIELGSEKIRVIYSPGHTDDAVSLYGEGRLFSADVLLIGSVGRTDFQNGSPESMFDTLQKLKQLPDETILCPGHDYNGKKESTIGKEKTSNPFLKETNKEAFASNMRSKVIPKPFNIENIVRVNQRGEAAQIEMIKPTEAAKILKSDPQAKILDVRSAVEINQSHLENSLNVPIDQLSARMAEVSNAKNNFLVLCHSGTRAAMAADMMMQAGIHNVKVIQGGIAQWQKDKLPVIKGAGGISLERQVRTIAGSLVLIGIILAGFVNWYFLMIPIFVACGLIFAGVTDNCMMGIMLMKLPYNKNLYKSGPGGGTCSMS from the coding sequence ATGGTAAAGCATTTTGCTGCAGGAAGTTGTTATTCTTATATTATCAGTTCGGAAAAACAGGCGATTATAATCGATCCGCATATCAGTCTTATCGATAAATACAAGCAGTATCTGTTAAGCAATGGTTTGACGCTCAAATACATCGTCGATACGCACACACACGCCGACCATTTTTCCGGCGCGGCGGTTTTGAAAAAACAGCTCGAAGCTCCAATTCTTATGGGCGAAAAGGCGATTTCAAATATTGTCGATAAACGGCTAAAAGACAACGATGAAATAGAATTAGGCTCGGAAAAAATCAGGGTGATATATTCGCCGGGGCATACGGATGACGCGGTGAGCTTATACGGCGAGGGCAGACTGTTTTCAGCGGATGTGCTGTTAATCGGCAGTGTCGGCAGAACAGATTTTCAAAATGGCTCGCCTGAATCGATGTTCGATACTTTGCAGAAATTAAAACAACTGCCTGATGAAACGATTCTTTGTCCGGGACACGATTACAACGGGAAAAAAGAATCTACAATAGGAAAAGAAAAAACAAGCAATCCGTTTTTGAAGGAAACGAACAAAGAGGCATTTGCATCAAATATGCGTTCAAAGGTTATTCCCAAACCTTTCAATATCGAAAACATCGTTCGTGTAAATCAGCGGGGCGAAGCGGCGCAGATTGAGATGATTAAGCCGACCGAGGCAGCAAAAATTCTCAAGTCAGACCCGCAGGCGAAAATTCTGGATGTTCGCTCGGCTGTGGAAATAAATCAATCACATTTGGAAAATTCGCTCAATGTTCCTATCGATCAGCTTTCTGCCAGAATGGCCGAAGTCAGTAATGCAAAGAATAATTTCCTTGTGCTGTGCCACAGCGGCACTCGTGCGGCGATGGCGGCGGATATGATGATGCAGGCGGGAATTCATAATGTTAAGGTGATACAGGGCGGTATTGCGCAATGGCAAAAAGATAAGCTGCCTGTGATTAAGGGCGCAGGCGGAATTTCGCTCGAACGGCAGGTGAGAACGATTGCCGGCAGTCTTGTGCTTATTGGTATTATTCTGGCAGGGTTCGTGAACTGGTATTTCCTGATGATTCCGATTTTTGTTGCGTGCGGTTTGATTTTTGCCGGCGTAACGGATAATTGTATGATGGGAATAATGCTGATGAAGCTGCCGTATAACAAAAACCTCTACAAATCCGGCCCAGGCGGCGGAACATGCTCGATGAGCTAA
- a CDS encoding segregation/condensation protein A, whose translation MTDYRINLDIFSGPLDLLLYLVRKEEVDIYDIPIAKITEEYIRHIEMMQMFDIELAGEFLIMAAMLMEIKSAMLLPKDQVNALEEDASDPRHELIRQLLEYKKYKDAANMLNLSSQTQQQKFSRSDNIIQSLEPKTEPELDLESITVWDLLNAFDTMMKATGNLMDIRHITDDTPIDLYQIEVLHRLQNEGPMNFTRIFDGKKNKLVMIGLFLGVLELVREKLITAEQVKPGMPIYLRALTDEPAEKAVHEAMMSEEGDVLEQKQESPVDIQAIDQPEETQSEIEEETSLPIDIVEIDVPQQQKISETPVEEIQIDSQTESDLNNM comes from the coding sequence ATGACAGATTATAGAATAAATCTTGATATTTTTTCCGGTCCGCTGGATTTGCTTTTGTACCTCGTTCGCAAGGAAGAGGTCGATATTTACGATATTCCAATCGCGAAGATTACCGAAGAATATATTCGTCATATAGAGATGATGCAGATGTTCGACATCGAACTGGCGGGCGAATTTCTCATAATGGCGGCAATGCTGATGGAAATAAAATCCGCGATGCTTCTGCCCAAAGACCAGGTTAATGCTTTGGAAGAGGACGCTTCCGACCCGCGGCACGAACTTATCAGGCAGTTGCTCGAATACAAGAAATACAAAGACGCCGCGAATATGCTCAATCTTTCATCGCAGACGCAGCAGCAGAAATTTTCACGCAGCGATAATATTATCCAGAGTCTTGAGCCTAAGACCGAGCCGGAGCTTGATTTGGAATCGATAACAGTCTGGGATTTGCTGAACGCTTTCGATACGATGATGAAGGCGACCGGCAATCTTATGGATATTCGTCATATTACCGACGATACGCCGATTGATTTGTATCAGATTGAAGTGCTCCATCGTTTGCAGAACGAAGGGCCGATGAATTTCACAAGAATTTTCGACGGCAAGAAAAATAAACTTGTAATGATAGGCCTTTTCCTTGGCGTTCTCGAACTTGTGCGTGAAAAATTAATCACAGCGGAGCAGGTCAAACCGGGTATGCCGATTTATCTGCGTGCGCTGACGGATGAGCCTGCGGAAAAAGCGGTACACGAAGCGATGATGTCTGAAGAGGGCGATGTGCTTGAGCAGAAACAGGAATCTCCGGTGGATATTCAGGCAATAGACCAGCCGGAAGAAACCCAAAGCGAAATAGAGGAAGAAACTTCGCTGCCGATTGATATCGTCGAGATTGATGTGCCGCAACAGCAGAAAATTTCTGAAACTCCTGTCGAAGAAATACAAATCGATTCGCAAACCGAATCCGATTTAAACAATATGTAA
- the trpS gene encoding tryptophan--tRNA ligase produces the protein MRVLSGIQPSGRLHIGNFFGAMRQHLQLQAENEGFYFIADYHALTSGPNPDTLRQNRFAVAMDYLALGLDTDKTVFWCQSDVPQVIELCWLLSCVTPMGLLQRCVSYKEKVAQGLTANHGLFAYPVLQAADILIFDSNLVPVGADQKQHIEVTRDIAGYFNNTYGETFVLPKDYIIDTVAVVPGIDGRKMSKSYDNTIEIFEPENSVKKKVMRIVTDSTPVESPKDPGKCNIFALLKLVASAEELAEWDKKYRQGGMGYGDAKKRLVELLIEYFRPYRQKRAELENNIDYVKKILKEGAEKAAAVANVTLKRARKAMGID, from the coding sequence TTGAGAGTTTTATCAGGCATTCAGCCTTCCGGAAGGCTGCATATAGGAAATTTTTTCGGCGCAATGAGGCAGCATCTGCAGCTTCAGGCGGAAAATGAAGGCTTTTATTTCATAGCCGATTATCACGCCCTTACCAGCGGGCCAAATCCGGATACGCTTAGGCAAAATCGTTTCGCGGTCGCGATGGACTATCTGGCGCTCGGTCTTGATACCGACAAAACGGTGTTCTGGTGTCAGTCGGATGTGCCGCAGGTAATTGAATTGTGCTGGCTTTTGTCTTGTGTAACGCCGATGGGACTGCTCCAGAGGTGCGTAAGTTATAAAGAAAAAGTTGCGCAGGGGCTTACCGCAAATCACGGCCTGTTCGCTTATCCTGTTTTGCAGGCGGCTGATATTCTTATCTTCGACAGTAATCTTGTTCCGGTCGGAGCTGACCAGAAACAGCATATCGAAGTAACACGCGATATCGCGGGCTATTTCAATAATACCTACGGCGAAACTTTTGTTCTGCCAAAAGATTATATTATTGATACGGTTGCGGTTGTGCCGGGTATAGATGGTCGAAAAATGAGCAAAAGCTACGACAACACCATCGAAATTTTCGAGCCTGAAAATTCCGTGAAGAAAAAAGTGATGCGAATCGTAACGGATTCCACTCCGGTCGAATCGCCTAAAGACCCTGGTAAATGTAATATATTCGCTTTGCTGAAACTTGTTGCTTCGGCTGAAGAATTGGCCGAGTGGGACAAGAAATACAGACAGGGCGGCATGGGCTACGGCGATGCAAAGAAAAGACTTGTCGAACTTTTAATCGAATATTTCAGGCCTTATCGCCAGAAACGCGCAGAGCTTGAAAATAATATCGATTATGTGAAGAAGATTCTAAAAGAAGGCGCTGAAAAAGCGGCTGCCGTAGCGAATGTAACACTGAAACGCGCTCGCAAAGCGATGGGCATTGATTAA
- a CDS encoding NTP transferase domain-containing protein: protein MADKRTISRNSMVIILAAGKGTRMGRTDLAKVCFEIDSQPAINRTINTFQKLGFEKFLLVVGSRAEDVMAAAAKETPAIYIYQQPQLGTGHAAKLAAEALENTNYTGNILVTMGDKYIESDAIELLVDGFVRQQADLALLSIPIGKSDDSSGRIFCDKSGQVVDIIEKPDIACQAIGDDLRDKIKRSAKIPSVQVRQIINKYMPSEKKQTLAVGELLNLINAGKTIESSRIEKILEAKKFNIEIAGEKYTAAQIQQKCKVGNPSLYMFKPNAFYKGTAMIDNNNAQGEYYLTDIVKHLSRSKKEDEPQFRVRAIHAQNANWIQGFNSPNELLSISDYIRRANIKKHPHRIEISPPKLKKTQYCTVTEWLQKIEIKKHPIKKWLNTIYGSHEDLHKEKISDIKDVLKCYGKNFGWDERVCIVRAPGRVNLMGRHVDHRGGFVNFLAIDKETIAVAGLRQDNNVVAYNVEPKKFEPVKFNISELIGRFAWSDWINFVNSDWVKQMLYSSAGNWGNYIKAALLRLQHQFTDVKVSGLNMAFCGNVPIAAGLSSSSTIVVASLQAAIALNNFDLTSRQFIDLCGEGEWFVGSRGGAGDHAAIHYGQRGKIAHVSNLPMSVDKIIDAPADYQLLIANSHIKAAKSEGAKHIFNAKVASYNLGLALLKQRFPEIADRAEFLRDLNPENLGCATSDIYKYLLKIPQKLTRNDLKKLLGAKNSQMIEANFASHKDPGDYNIRGVLLFGIAEMARSKTCIDLLEQGKIDAFGELMKISHNGDRVCAAGADGKYYRLKNICTDDYLNKQIANLASEDPEKVLNAQLYRQCGEYGCSTEEIDRMVDIACGVEGVAGAQIAGAGLGGCIMILVQKDCIERVKKTLIEKYYRPAGYKPAILSCITTEGACLADF, encoded by the coding sequence ATGGCGGACAAGAGAACAATATCAAGAAACAGTATGGTGATAATTCTGGCTGCCGGCAAGGGTACGAGGATGGGCAGAACAGACCTTGCTAAAGTATGCTTCGAAATCGACAGCCAGCCCGCAATCAATAGAACAATAAACACTTTTCAAAAGCTCGGTTTTGAAAAATTCCTTCTTGTCGTCGGCAGCCGCGCCGAAGACGTTATGGCCGCCGCGGCAAAAGAAACCCCTGCAATCTATATATATCAGCAGCCGCAGCTCGGCACCGGCCACGCTGCCAAACTCGCCGCAGAAGCACTGGAAAACACGAATTATACCGGAAATATTCTTGTTACAATGGGTGATAAATATATCGAATCAGACGCAATCGAACTGCTTGTGGACGGGTTTGTCAGGCAGCAGGCTGACCTTGCGCTTTTGAGCATACCTATAGGCAAATCTGACGACTCGTCCGGCAGAATCTTCTGTGACAAGTCCGGTCAGGTCGTGGATATTATTGAAAAACCGGACATCGCCTGCCAGGCTATCGGTGACGATTTGCGGGATAAAATTAAACGCTCGGCAAAAATCCCGTCTGTGCAAGTTCGACAAATTATAAATAAGTATATGCCTTCCGAGAAAAAACAGACGCTCGCCGTCGGAGAATTATTGAATCTTATTAACGCCGGCAAAACGATTGAAAGTTCACGGATTGAGAAAATCCTCGAAGCCAAAAAATTCAACATTGAAATCGCAGGCGAAAAATATACCGCTGCGCAGATTCAGCAAAAATGCAAGGTTGGAAATCCAAGCTTGTATATGTTTAAGCCAAATGCGTTTTATAAAGGCACCGCGATGATTGACAATAACAACGCACAGGGCGAATATTACCTGACGGATATTGTCAAACATTTATCACGTTCGAAAAAAGAAGACGAGCCGCAGTTCAGAGTTCGCGCAATTCACGCACAGAACGCAAACTGGATTCAGGGTTTTAATTCGCCCAATGAACTGCTAAGTATCAGCGACTACATCCGCAGAGCAAATATAAAAAAGCATCCGCACCGCATTGAAATCAGTCCGCCGAAACTTAAAAAAACTCAATACTGCACCGTAACGGAATGGCTCCAGAAAATAGAAATCAAAAAACACCCGATTAAAAAATGGTTAAACACTATTTACGGCAGCCACGAAGATTTACATAAAGAAAAAATCAGCGATATCAAAGACGTTTTGAAATGTTACGGCAAAAATTTCGGCTGGGACGAAAGAGTCTGTATCGTAAGAGCGCCTGGCAGAGTAAACCTAATGGGCAGACATGTTGACCACCGCGGCGGATTTGTAAATTTTCTGGCTATCGACAAGGAAACGATAGCAGTTGCCGGTCTGCGGCAGGATAATAATGTGGTTGCCTATAATGTCGAACCGAAAAAATTCGAGCCGGTAAAATTTAATATTTCCGAACTCATTGGCAGGTTCGCATGGAGCGACTGGATTAATTTTGTAAACAGCGACTGGGTCAAACAAATGCTGTATTCATCGGCGGGCAACTGGGGCAACTATATTAAAGCGGCGTTATTGAGGCTCCAGCACCAGTTTACAGACGTCAAGGTCTCTGGATTAAATATGGCGTTTTGCGGAAATGTCCCTATCGCGGCAGGTCTTTCCAGCAGTTCGACAATCGTTGTCGCCAGTTTACAGGCGGCAATCGCGCTGAATAATTTTGATTTGACAAGCAGGCAGTTTATCGATTTGTGCGGCGAAGGAGAATGGTTTGTCGGTTCACGAGGCGGTGCAGGCGATCACGCAGCGATACATTATGGACAGCGGGGAAAAATCGCACACGTGAGTAATTTACCGATGAGTGTTGATAAAATTATCGACGCTCCTGCCGATTACCAGCTTCTTATCGCCAACAGCCATATAAAAGCGGCAAAAAGCGAAGGGGCAAAACATATTTTTAACGCGAAAGTCGCATCATACAATCTTGGCTTGGCATTGTTAAAGCAGAGATTTCCTGAAATTGCCGACAGAGCGGAATTTTTGCGGGATCTCAACCCGGAAAATCTCGGCTGCGCAACGAGCGATATTTACAAATATCTGCTAAAAATACCGCAAAAGCTTACAAGAAATGATTTAAAAAAACTTCTGGGTGCGAAAAACAGTCAGATGATTGAAGCAAATTTCGCCTCGCATAAAGACCCCGGAGATTATAACATCAGAGGCGTTTTGCTGTTTGGCATAGCTGAAATGGCAAGGAGTAAAACCTGCATCGATTTGCTCGAGCAGGGGAAAATCGATGCCTTTGGCGAACTTATGAAAATCAGTCACAATGGCGACAGGGTTTGTGCGGCCGGCGCCGATGGAAAATATTACAGGCTCAAAAATATCTGCACTGACGATTATTTGAATAAACAAATAGCCAATCTTGCAAGCGAAGACCCGGAAAAAGTTCTGAACGCTCAACTGTACCGCCAGTGTGGAGAATATGGATGCAGCACCGAAGAAATTGACCGGATGGTCGATATCGCCTGCGGCGTTGAAGGTGTTGCAGGTGCGCAAATTGCCGGCGCAGGTCTGGGCGGATGTATTATGATTCTGGTACAAAAAGACTGCATCGAACGGGTGAAAAAAACGCTTATTGAAAAGTATTATCGCCCTGCCGGATACAAACCCGCGATTCTGTCGTGTATCACAACCGAAGGCGCATGTCTGGCGGATTTTTAG